CACGCCTGCGCTGCGCCTCATGTTACCGAAGGATTATTCTGACGGCCCGGCCTGCTTTGCCCCCCTGAAGTCACTGCCGCCTTTCTCTCCCGCTTGATTTCATTTTATTGAGCTGGCCTCTTCTCAAAAATGGGAATCCGCCGAAATCATTTTACTGACCCTAAGAAAAACATGCTCTAAATCGAGGGTGAAATGCGCTGGTGCGCGAATTCTCCATCGCTTTCTTTTACAGCCGTTTGTACCGTTACAAGCGGCTTTTCTGTTTGTGGAAGAGAAGCGGTATGCTTTTTGAGATTTGAGCGGGCAGGACAGAGCACAGGAGGTCCGCTTGCCAGCCAGCGAACAGCAACGCATTTTGATCATCGGCGATGATCGTGAGTTCCGGCGGTCGCTGACCAAGATCTTCCAAAAAGAAGGTTTCCTGGTAAACACAGCCGCCACCGGCAGCCAGGCCGGGATTTTGCTTGGCAAACACGACTATCCGGTCATTGTGCTGGATCTCAAACTGCCGGAAGGTTCTGGACTCGATTTGTTGCACGACATTCGCCAGGCGAGTCCGGGGTCCCAAGTGATCGTGGTCACCGCCTGCAGTGACGCGATGATCCGCCGCGCTGTCCTGGCCGCCGGCGCTTTGGATTATCTCACCAAGCCGGTGAAGCGCAATACGCTGCTAGCCGCAGCGCAGCGGGCACTGGCTTGCCGTGTACGCGGCGGCAACAGCAAGGGAAGGAGGGCAACCATGCTGACCATTAAACGGATTTTGTTCCCCACGGATTTTTCGCGCTGTGCCGATCAGGCGCTCGATCATGCCCTGTACCTCGCACGGCAGAATCGCGCCGAATTGCATATGTTGCACGCTCTCGTGCCGCTGGAGTATGATGTGAACAATCCCGGCCATCACTTCCCCGATCCGGCGGCGTTGACGGCGCGGCTGGAGCAAATCGCCTCGGACCGCATGAAAGCGGCGCTCGCCGGGCGGGGTGTGGACGATTTGCAGGTCATCCCGGTGCAGCGTCAAGGCATCTCCATTGCCCCCACGATTTTGCAATATGTCGAAGAGCAAGACATCGATCTCATCGTCATGGGCACCCACGGCCGCCGCGGCCTGGGCCATCTCTTTCTGGGCAGTGTCGCCGAGGAAATCGTACGCGAAGCCCCCTGCCCGGTGCTCACCATTCGTGAGCGCAGGGAGCCCCGGCCGGTGGATGCCATTCGTCAAATTCTCGTGCCGATGGATTTCTCCGAACATGCCCGGGAGGCGCTGCGTTACGCGCAGCACTTTGCCGGTTCTTATGGTGCGCACCTTCATTTGCTGCACGTGTTCGAGAGCGGTGCCCTGCCTCCTTTCTACACCGGCCTCGAGCTTGCCGGGCCCGAGATGACAACCGACCGCAAGGCGCGCGTGGAACGGGCGCTGCAACAGCTCCGCGAAGAGTTGACGGCGACGGGCGTGCCGGTGATTACGCATCTGCTGGAGGGATATGCCGCGCACGACATCGTGCACTTTGCCGGCCAGCAGGGCATCGACCTCATCGTGATCGCCACCCATGGTTTGACCGGTTTCAAACATCTGCTGCTTGGCAGCGTCACTGAAAAAGTCGTGCGCCACGCACCCTGCCCGGTGTTCACGGTGAAAACGTTCGGGAAATCGCTGGTGCAGTAAATGCTGTTTCACCTCTTGGGAGAAAGGAGTCTGTCATGCGGTTGCTGAAGTTGGCTCTACCGCTGGGTTGGATGGTGGGGCTGGTGTTGGCGGCGGGCTGCAAGCAGGATCCCGCGCCGTTGCCGGCAAATCTGGTGCAGCAGATCAGGCAGGGCGAACAAATCTTTCAGCGCGAAGAGTGCGGGGATTGCCACCGCCTTGGACACGGCAATGAGGAGTTTCAAGGCGGCGAGCTCTCCGCCCTGATGCTGGCGATGGACACGTTGTATGTCAAACGGCATTTGCAAAGCCTGGAAGATTCCTCCCGCATGCCACCCATTCCGCTGACGCCGGAAGAAGTCAGTGCCGTGACCCAGTACATTGCCTCGCTGCATGGCAAGGTCAACACACCGGTCAATCTCGAAAGTCTCGACGGTGTGTGCCCAATTTGCGGCGCTCCGCTCAATACCACGGTGGCTTTCCGCAACAATCTCTGGGCGCAACACGGCGACAAGACCTACTACTTCGAGTGCCCGGATTGCAAGAAGGCGTTCCTGCGCGATCCCAAGCGCCACTCCAGAAGCGGCTACCTGCGGCTGCAATGACCCTGTGTCCGTTTCTGCGCCCCGGCGCTGCAGCCCTGACTGCAGCCGCCGGGCGGCAGCGGCGCCGGACGGGTGGATGGTTGAGAACGAGAGACGGTATGAAAACGATTGAACCGAGCAGCATTGATCATTTGATTGCCGCCCTAAGGCGCCGCGGTTTTGATGACATCCTGGGCCCGAAGGTGCGGGACGGCGCGATCGTCTATGACAAACTCCAGACCGCCGCCGATCTCCCCGCCGGCCTCACGGATGAACAGGAGGGCGGCCACTACCGCTTGCAAGCGCGTGCCGATCGGGCGCTCTTTGGCTACAATGTCGGCCCCCATTCCCTGAAAAAATTTCTCTTCCCGTCCGTGCTGAAATTATGGCAGGCCCGGCGCGACGGCGAAAGCTTTGTGATTGAAGCCGGGCAGGCCCCCATGCCGCGCCTGGCCGTCCTGGGCGTGCGCGCCTGTGAACTGCATGCGCTCGCGATTCAGGATCGCGTTTTCCTGCAGGGCGTCCATGTCGACCCCGATTACCGGGAGCGGCGCACGAAGTTGTTCCTCGTGGCGGTCAATTGCAGCCAGGCCGGCGCCACCTGCTTCTGCGCCTCGCTGCACACCGGCCCGAAAGCCACCGCCGGGTTCGATCTGGCGCTCACGGAGGTGATCACCGGGCAGCGCCATTATTTTGTTGTTGAAACCGGCAGCGCCGCCGGCGAGGAAGTGCTCAATGAAATTCCCCATCAGGAAGCGGGCGAGGAAGAACGGCGCCTTG
The window above is part of the candidate division KSB1 bacterium genome. Proteins encoded here:
- a CDS encoding universal stress protein, which translates into the protein MPASEQQRILIIGDDREFRRSLTKIFQKEGFLVNTAATGSQAGILLGKHDYPVIVLDLKLPEGSGLDLLHDIRQASPGSQVIVVTACSDAMIRRAVLAAGALDYLTKPVKRNTLLAAAQRALACRVRGGNSKGRRATMLTIKRILFPTDFSRCADQALDHALYLARQNRAELHMLHALVPLEYDVNNPGHHFPDPAALTARLEQIASDRMKAALAGRGVDDLQVIPVQRQGISIAPTILQYVEEQDIDLIVMGTHGRRGLGHLFLGSVAEEIVREAPCPVLTIRERREPRPVDAIRQILVPMDFSEHAREALRYAQHFAGSYGAHLHLLHVFESGALPPFYTGLELAGPEMTTDRKARVERALQQLREELTATGVPVITHLLEGYAAHDIVHFAGQQGIDLIVIATHGLTGFKHLLLGSVTEKVVRHAPCPVFTVKTFGKSLVQ
- a CDS encoding 4Fe-4S dicluster domain-containing protein translates to MKTIEPSSIDHLIAALRRRGFDDILGPKVRDGAIVYDKLQTAADLPAGLTDEQEGGHYRLQARADRALFGYNVGPHSLKKFLFPSVLKLWQARRDGESFVIEAGQAPMPRLAVLGVRACELHALAIQDRVFLQGVHVDPDYRERRTKLFLVAVNCSQAGATCFCASLHTGPKATAGFDLALTEVITGQRHYFVVETGSAAGEEVLNEIPHQEAGEEERRLAEEQVARARRQMGRQLATEGLKELLYRNTENPRWESVANRCLTCANCTMVCPTCFCTTIEEVTDLRGEHAERWRKWDSCFTLDFSYIHGGSVRPSARARYRQWLMHKLATWVDQFGTFGCVGCGRCITWCPVGIDLTAEAQAIRESEAK